A genomic region of Nitrososphaerota archaeon contains the following coding sequences:
- the cofE gene encoding coenzyme F420-0:L-glutamate ligase, with protein MNQVKYIPIKVPVRRGRFNLYQIIREAVEEQGAGILDGDILAVSSKFIAMAEGRVVDLESVKASAEAVKLSAAAHIPSSLAELILREADRIYSTLPGFVLTIKHGIVVPNAGIDRSNVERGSAILYPRDPVAAAEKLRLQILVDLGKRVGVVVTDSRLMPTRVGTTGIAVAAAGFEAVSDERGKTDLFGNIMRVTRRALADDISAGANLLMGETSESIPVVIVRGSGLTIIDRVVDAEDLAIKSDECVFIRGLSQQETTVYI; from the coding sequence TTGAATCAAGTGAAATACATACCCATAAAGGTTCCTGTGAGGCGAGGTAGGTTCAACCTCTACCAGATCATAAGGGAAGCTGTTGAGGAGCAAGGTGCGGGGATCTTAGATGGAGACATCTTAGCGGTTTCAAGCAAGTTTATAGCGATGGCTGAAGGGCGAGTCGTCGACCTTGAATCGGTTAAAGCGAGTGCGGAGGCGGTTAAACTCTCTGCTGCAGCTCATATACCAAGCAGCCTAGCCGAGCTCATCCTAAGGGAGGCTGACAGAATTTACTCAACACTACCCGGCTTCGTCTTGACCATCAAGCACGGTATAGTGGTGCCAAATGCTGGTATAGATCGATCAAATGTAGAGCGTGGCTCAGCCATCCTCTACCCGAGAGACCCTGTTGCTGCTGCTGAAAAGCTTCGCCTACAGATACTTGTAGACCTAGGTAAGAGGGTTGGTGTGGTTGTTACAGATAGCAGACTTATGCCCACTAGAGTCGGCACAACAGGGATAGCGGTTGCTGCAGCTGGTTTCGAGGCTGTCAGCGATGAGCGAGGTAAGACGGACCTCTTTGGCAACATAATGAGGGTTACGAGGCGGGCTTTGGCTGACGATATAAGTGCTGGGGCGAATCTACTTATGGGTGAGACCAGCGAAAGCATACCTGTTGTGATCGTCAGAGGTAGCGGCTTGACTATAATAGACAGAGTGGTCGATGCAGAAGACCTTGCGATTAAGAGCGATGAATGCGTCTTCATAAGAGGCTTATCTCAGCAAGAAACAACAGTTTATATCTAA